In the genome of Streptomyces violaceoruber, the window CCGGTGGCCAGCACGCCGGTGCACATGACAGCGCCGATCACCAGGGCCAGCGCTTTCCTGACGGTCATATCGATCTCCGACTCCGTGGGTGGACTCTTCATAGCTAGACCACTTCCGGAACCGGGTTGTGCGGCCGCCTCGCGGTCTCCCCCGGATGGCGCAGCGGGGACCCGCACGGCGGTGGCCGAGGACTCGGGTCGGCAACAAGGTTCCCGCTCACACCCCTTACTCACTGGTGAGGCTCGGACATGCCGTGTAGCGTCAGCAGCAGATGTCGTGGTTCGCCCAGACCGCCCGCCCAGGAGTGCGGGCGGTTTGCTGTGCAATGCCGGAGGACCAGGACGACCACCTCCGGGTTCGCGCGGTGCGAATCCGATAACGGCTGAAAGGCAAAAGGCATGGCCAGCGGAACTGTCAAGTGGTTCAACTCTGAAAAGGGCTTCGGCTTCATCGCGCAGGACGGCGGCGGCCCCGACGTCTTCGCGCACTACTCCAACATCAACGCTCAGGGCTACCGCGAGCTGCAGGAAGGCCAGGCCGTGACCTTCGACATCACCCAGGGCCAGAAGGGCCCGCAGGCGGAGAACATCACCCCCGCCTGATCGGGAGATCGCCGCGCAGGGCGGGGCTGCGGGGAACGCCAGTTTCCCGGGGCCCCGCCCTGTGGCATGTCGTCCCGCGGGACGAAGGCCAGGCCCTCAGGGGACGCGGCGGAAGAAGTCGAGCAGGGCGGCCGTCAGCTCGGCGGGCGCGTCCTCCTGGACCAGGTGGCCCGCGTGGGCGATCGGCTCCCATCGGGAACCGGGGACGAGACCGGCCAGTTCGCGTCCCTTGGCCACGGGGATCCAGGCGTCGTCCTCGCCCCAGCAGATCAATGTGGGGACGTCGATTCCGGTGTACCGGTCCTGGATCTCGTCCGTGTACCGCTGGTCCGCCTGGGCGATCTGCCGATAGAAGGCCGGCTGCCCCGTTTCGCCCAGCCAGGGCTCGACCAGCCGGTCCAGGACCGCCGGGTGCAGCCCCGGACCGCCGGTGGAACCGACGTACTCGCGCACCAGCGCCCGGTGCAGCGCTTCGGGCAGCTGCTCGAAGACCTCGGCGTGGTCGCGGACCAGCCGGAAGAACGGCGACCCCCAGGGCGCCAGCGCGACCGGGTCGACCAGGGCGAGCGCCCCGTACCGGGCACCGTGCAGCAGATGCGCCCGCAGGGCGACGGCACCCCCGAAGTCGTGGGCGGCCACCAGGGGCTCCTCGAGCCCCCAGTGCTCCAGCAACTCCGTGAAGACCCTGCCCTGCGCGGCCAGGGACACGTCCTGCCCGGCGCTCTTCTCCGACACCCCGTAGCCGGGCATGTCCCAGACGAACACCTGGTGGTCGCGCCCCAGCGAGCGGGCCACCGCACGCCAGACGTACGACGAGAAGGGCGTTCCGTGCAGCAGGACCAGGGGGCGCCCGTCCGGGGTGCCCAGCCGGTTCCAGCGGACGGTGCCCGAACCGCCGGTGAACGCCTCGGGCAACGGCCATGCCGACATGGTGCGGGTTCCTCTCGCTCCGGCGCGGGTCAGGACGTCACGGCTTGCGGGCGAGTCCGCCGTGCTCGCCGATCAGCCCGGGGTCCTCGGTGTCCGCGTCCGGGCGCCACCGGGTCACCGGCACCACGCCGGGCTCCACCAGCTCCAGCCCGTCGAAGAACGCCGTGATCTGGTCGACGGTGCGCAGGATGTACGGCGCGGCACCGCTCTCGTTGTAGCCGTCCTGGGCCCGGTCGAACTCCGGGTCGATGCCGCGCGAGCCGTCGTTGATCGAGAGGTAGCTCCCGGACGGCAGCGCGTCGACGAGCCGGGCGGCGACGGAACGTGCCTGGTCGTAGTCGGGGATGTGCCCCAGGATGTTGCTGAGGATCAGCGCGATGGGCCGGTCGAAGTCCAGCGTCCGGGCGGCCGCCTCGAGGACCGTGTCGGGGTCGAGCACGTCGGAGTCGATGTAAGAGGTCGCGCCCTCGGGCGTGGAGTACAGCAGCGCGCGGGCGTGGGCGAGGACCATCGGGTCGTTGTCGACGTAGACGATCCGGCTCTCGGGCGCGATGCGCTGGGCGACCTCGTGGGTGTTGTCGGCGGTCGGCAGACCGGTGCCGATGTCGAGGAACTGCCGGATGCCCGCCTCGGCGACCAGATGGGTGATGTTGCGGCGCAGGAAGGCGCGGCTGCTGCGGGCGACGGTGACGATGCCGGGGAAGACGGCGGTGTACGCGTCGCCGGCCTGCTCGTCGACCGGGTAGTTGTCCTTCCCGCCCAGCCAGTAGTTCCAGATCCGCGCCGAGTGCGGCACGGACGTGTCGATCTTCTGCTGCGCGGTGTGGCCGGGAGTCGTCGAGGGGTCGCTCATGGGTGCGGTCCGTCTTTCAGCCGAGGCGTGGGTGCTTGCCCACAACCTACGTCGCAACGGCCCCTTTCTGTACACCGGTTAACCGATGGGCCCGGACGCGACCGGGGTGCCGTCGGGACGGTGGCGGTCCTCAGAGGCGCGGTGCCCCCGTCACCGACATCACCAGGGAGTACAGGGACGTGGTGGCCGTGATGAACAGGCGGTTGTTCTTGGGGCCGCCGAAGGCGATGTTGGAGACGGGCTCGGGCACGCGCAGACGGCCGATGAGCGTGCCGTCGGGGTCGTAGCAGTGGACACCGTCGTGCAGGGCGGCGGCCCACAGGCGGCCCTCGTCGTCGAAGCGGATGTTGTCGAAGTGCACGTCCCCCCGGCCCTCGGCGAAGACCTTCCCGTCGGAGAGCGTGCCGTCCTC includes:
- a CDS encoding cold-shock protein, with translation MASGTVKWFNSEKGFGFIAQDGGGPDVFAHYSNINAQGYRELQEGQAVTFDITQGQKGPQAENITPA
- a CDS encoding alpha/beta fold hydrolase, with the protein product MSAWPLPEAFTGGSGTVRWNRLGTPDGRPLVLLHGTPFSSYVWRAVARSLGRDHQVFVWDMPGYGVSEKSAGQDVSLAAQGRVFTELLEHWGLEEPLVAAHDFGGAVALRAHLLHGARYGALALVDPVALAPWGSPFFRLVRDHAEVFEQLPEALHRALVREYVGSTGGPGLHPAVLDRLVEPWLGETGQPAFYRQIAQADQRYTDEIQDRYTGIDVPTLICWGEDDAWIPVAKGRELAGLVPGSRWEPIAHAGHLVQEDAPAELTAALLDFFRRVP
- a CDS encoding SAM-dependent methyltransferase, producing MSDPSTTPGHTAQQKIDTSVPHSARIWNYWLGGKDNYPVDEQAGDAYTAVFPGIVTVARSSRAFLRRNITHLVAEAGIRQFLDIGTGLPTADNTHEVAQRIAPESRIVYVDNDPMVLAHARALLYSTPEGATSYIDSDVLDPDTVLEAAARTLDFDRPIALILSNILGHIPDYDQARSVAARLVDALPSGSYLSINDGSRGIDPEFDRAQDGYNESGAAPYILRTVDQITAFFDGLELVEPGVVPVTRWRPDADTEDPGLIGEHGGLARKP